A section of the Serratia liquefaciens ATCC 27592 genome encodes:
- a CDS encoding TIM barrel protein, with protein sequence MASYQLSVCAEMVFLDLPFIERVARIDALGFGVEMWNWANKDLDALAASGARFTSMTGYLTGNLTDDEDIAQLLHSAEQSLAVAQRLNCPSLNLHGTGLDPQGLPVKPVAVVTGAMWLKAADTLSRLAHMAEQTGKVFTLENLNLPRDHPGTPFAKACDTLALVEAVNRPGLKMNLDLYHAQIGEGDLIELIRRCGPAIGEIQVADVPGRQQPGTGEINYRAIARTLEDIDYQGVVAMEGWASGDSTEALLQFRDHFTR encoded by the coding sequence ATGGCCAGTTATCAGCTCTCTGTATGCGCAGAAATGGTATTTCTCGATCTGCCGTTTATCGAACGCGTGGCGCGTATCGATGCGCTGGGTTTTGGCGTTGAAATGTGGAACTGGGCCAATAAGGACCTTGATGCTTTAGCCGCCAGCGGGGCGCGCTTTACATCAATGACCGGCTATCTGACCGGCAACCTGACCGACGACGAAGACATTGCCCAACTGTTGCACAGCGCAGAGCAGTCATTGGCCGTTGCCCAACGCTTGAACTGCCCGAGCCTGAATCTTCACGGTACCGGGCTGGATCCTCAGGGATTACCGGTGAAACCGGTGGCGGTGGTAACCGGTGCGATGTGGCTCAAGGCGGCCGATACGCTAAGCCGGCTGGCGCACATGGCGGAGCAGACCGGGAAAGTCTTCACGCTGGAAAACCTCAATTTGCCACGCGACCACCCTGGCACACCCTTCGCCAAAGCCTGCGACACCCTGGCTCTGGTGGAGGCGGTAAACCGCCCGGGCCTGAAGATGAATCTCGATCTTTACCATGCGCAGATTGGCGAAGGGGATCTTATCGAACTGATCCGTCGCTGTGGCCCGGCAATAGGGGAAATCCAGGTGGCGGACGTGCCGGGGCGGCAACAGCCTGGTACCGGTGAAATCAATTACCGCGCCATCGCACGCACGTTAGAAGACATCGATTATCAGGGCGTGGTGGCGATGGAAGGGTGGGCATCCGGTGACAGCACCGAGGCGCTGTTACAGTTCCGCGACCATTTTACCCGATAG
- a CDS encoding ABC transporter substrate-binding protein yields MKKTLAVLLTSLALGGPAAAQAFDTISFGVDGGYPPFDVLAPNGEITGFDIDIANALCTQLHAKCVFVKQPFESMIAALNAHKFDAIIASLTITDERKKEVDFTDRYYRSSAQLVARKGSALLPDVASLKGKTVGVQTGSIHEAYAKQHWGGKGVKIVSYANQDNVYLDLMSGRINASLQDNTQAASSFIDTPRGQKFAFAGPVIEDSSISSDVGIAVGKDNPALRDALNGAIKAIRADGTYEAIQKKYFSFDIYGN; encoded by the coding sequence ATGAAAAAAACATTAGCGGTTTTACTGACCAGCCTGGCGTTGGGCGGTCCTGCGGCGGCTCAGGCCTTCGACACCATCAGTTTTGGCGTTGACGGTGGCTATCCGCCGTTTGACGTGCTCGCGCCCAACGGTGAGATCACCGGTTTTGATATCGATATCGCCAATGCGCTGTGTACGCAGCTGCATGCCAAATGCGTGTTCGTCAAACAACCCTTCGAAAGCATGATTGCCGCGCTCAATGCCCATAAGTTCGATGCCATTATCGCTTCGCTGACCATCACCGATGAGCGCAAAAAGGAAGTGGATTTCACCGATCGCTATTACCGCAGTTCCGCCCAGTTGGTGGCGCGTAAAGGCAGCGCTTTACTGCCTGACGTTGCCAGCCTGAAAGGCAAAACCGTCGGCGTGCAGACCGGTTCGATACATGAAGCCTACGCGAAACAACATTGGGGCGGAAAAGGGGTGAAAATTGTTTCTTACGCCAACCAGGATAATGTCTATCTGGATCTGATGTCCGGCCGCATTAATGCGTCGTTGCAGGACAATACTCAGGCCGCCAGCAGCTTTATCGATACCCCGCGCGGACAGAAATTTGCCTTTGCCGGCCCGGTGATTGAAGACAGCAGCATTTCCTCCGACGTCGGCATCGCGGTAGGCAAAGACAACCCGGCGCTGCGCGATGCGCTAAACGGTGCGATCAAGGCCATTCGTGCCGACGGCACTTACGAAGCCATCCAGAAAAAATATTTCAGCTTCGATATTTACGGTAACTAA
- a CDS encoding dimethylarginine dimethylaminohydrolase family protein, whose product MHFTQAIARLPADSCGSGQTTAQLGAPDIAATGRQFLAYVDTLLRLGLKVTVLPAAPAFPDAHFVEDTAVVMPELAVISHPGAPSRQGEVATIAPLFEGERPVVRMSERGHLDGGDVLLVDRQFFVGLTARTDEAGIGEFAAAVEPYGYRVTAIEVSAGLHLKSIVNYVGRNTLLLTEDYQHHPAFSGFSSIVIPEAESYAGNTLWINDTLITPQGYPYTLAQIEKLGMPIVQLDTSEFKKMDGGLTCLSLRF is encoded by the coding sequence ATGCACTTTACTCAAGCCATTGCCAGACTCCCTGCCGACAGCTGCGGCAGCGGACAAACTACCGCCCAATTGGGCGCGCCGGATATCGCGGCCACCGGCCGTCAGTTTTTGGCCTATGTGGACACCTTGCTCCGTCTGGGGCTAAAAGTGACCGTGTTACCGGCAGCACCCGCATTTCCGGATGCACACTTTGTTGAAGACACGGCGGTGGTGATGCCTGAGCTGGCGGTGATCAGCCATCCGGGCGCACCCAGCCGTCAGGGCGAGGTGGCCACCATTGCGCCCTTGTTTGAAGGCGAACGGCCAGTGGTGCGTATGAGCGAGCGCGGTCATCTGGACGGGGGGGATGTGCTGCTGGTCGATCGCCAGTTTTTCGTCGGCCTGACGGCCCGTACCGATGAGGCTGGTATTGGCGAGTTCGCTGCGGCGGTGGAGCCCTATGGCTATCGGGTGACGGCGATTGAAGTCAGCGCCGGTCTACACCTGAAGTCCATTGTTAATTACGTTGGCCGCAATACCTTGTTGCTGACCGAAGACTATCAGCACCATCCTGCCTTTAGCGGTTTCAGTTCGATCGTCATTCCCGAAGCGGAGTCCTATGCCGGCAATACGCTGTGGATCAACGATACGCTGATTACGCCGCAGGGTTATCCGTACACGCTTGCGCAAATCGAAAAGCTGGGCATGCCCATCGTTCAGCTCGACACCAGTGAATTTAAAAAAATGGACGGCGGCCTGACCTGCCTGTCACTTCGTTTCTAA
- a CDS encoding Lrp/AsnC family transcriptional regulator: protein MEKKARLDRIDKKILEILCRDGRISYQKLSEQVNLTARPCLERVRGLERDGIIRGYSAIIELPEPEHAFVIQAQIALADHGHSQPAFEQEMRNTPEVLDCWLVSGNFDFLVRIGCRSMENYRLLADSWLTSKKFRVDKIVTLTELQSIKRS, encoded by the coding sequence GTGGAAAAGAAAGCCCGGCTTGATCGCATCGACAAAAAAATCCTTGAAATACTGTGCCGGGATGGCCGCATTTCCTATCAAAAGCTGTCCGAGCAGGTCAATCTGACCGCTCGCCCCTGTCTGGAACGGGTGCGTGGGCTGGAGCGCGACGGCATCATCCGCGGCTACAGTGCCATCATCGAGCTGCCGGAACCGGAGCACGCGTTCGTGATCCAGGCTCAGATCGCGCTGGCCGACCACGGTCATTCCCAACCGGCGTTTGAGCAGGAGATGCGTAATACCCCGGAGGTGCTGGATTGCTGGCTGGTCAGCGGCAACTTCGATTTTCTGGTGCGCATTGGCTGTCGCAGCATGGAAAACTACCGGTTGCTGGCCGACAGCTGGCTGACCAGCAAGAAATTCCGGGTGGATAAAATCGTCACCCTGACCGAACTGCAATCCATCAAACGTTCCTGA
- a CDS encoding ABC transporter permease, protein MVTEYLPLLAQGAALSLCVMLVSLAVALALGLVNALIKLFGPRWLRWVSTGYTTLVRGIPELVIMLLLFFGGEMLVNGALGLLGLGPLRFNTFISGVLAIGFVFGAYYTETFRGAFLTVERGQLEAAMAYGMSPGQVFRRVLLPQMLSFAIPGINNNWLGLMKASALVSILGLEDMVWLAEQAGRATQKPFLFYFLVALIYMAITAISSWGFSRLSRRYALASSNAGAR, encoded by the coding sequence ATGGTCACAGAGTATTTACCGTTGCTGGCGCAGGGGGCGGCGCTGTCGCTGTGCGTCATGCTGGTGTCACTGGCGGTGGCGCTGGCGCTTGGACTGGTCAATGCGCTGATCAAACTCTTTGGTCCGCGCTGGCTGCGCTGGGTTTCAACCGGCTACACCACGCTGGTGCGCGGTATCCCCGAACTGGTGATTATGCTGCTGTTGTTCTTTGGCGGTGAGATGCTGGTTAACGGAGCCTTGGGGCTGCTGGGGCTGGGGCCGCTGCGGTTCAACACCTTTATCTCTGGGGTGTTGGCGATTGGCTTCGTGTTTGGCGCTTACTATACCGAAACCTTCCGTGGCGCGTTTCTTACCGTGGAGCGTGGCCAACTGGAGGCCGCGATGGCCTATGGGATGAGCCCTGGCCAGGTATTTCGCCGTGTTCTGTTACCCCAGATGCTGAGCTTTGCCATCCCCGGCATCAACAACAACTGGCTTGGGCTGATGAAGGCCTCGGCGCTGGTGTCGATCCTCGGGCTGGAGGATATGGTCTGGCTGGCCGAGCAGGCCGGGCGGGCAACCCAAAAGCCATTCCTGTTTTATTTCCTGGTGGCGTTGATCTATATGGCGATCACGGCGATTTCCAGTTGGGGCTTTAGCCGGTTGTCGCGGCGGTACGCCTTGGCTTCCTCAAATGCAGGAGCCCGCTGA
- a CDS encoding Gfo/Idh/MocA family oxidoreductase, translating into MSHSSQPLRVGLIGAGRMGTFHAESLARRVPGAVLAAVADPLPGAAQRLAERLGVEAYSDLQAMLDNPAIDAVVIASPARTHAEWVIAAAQAGKHVFCEKPMAITLDEADSAIAAAKRAGVVLQVGFNRRFVSGFAAAIAAVKAGENGTTQLSRSVTRDPLLRDPAPIPAWTIFLETLIHDFDTLLHFNPGARPVEVYALADALVRPDFKDKGLLDTAVVTIRFDNGAIATAEANFQAVYGYDVRGEVFGSKGMLQAGNINLNNCVRYHAGGIAIETSRQDTDLLRDAYVAELTEFAQSIRQGCSPRATGQDARNALAIALACIESVQQGKPVKLGGQ; encoded by the coding sequence ATGAGTCATTCATCCCAACCTCTGCGTGTTGGTCTGATCGGTGCTGGCAGAATGGGCACTTTCCATGCGGAGTCGTTGGCACGGCGCGTGCCGGGTGCGGTGCTGGCGGCGGTGGCCGATCCTCTGCCGGGGGCGGCGCAACGGCTGGCGGAACGTTTGGGCGTTGAAGCCTACAGCGATTTGCAGGCGATGCTGGACAACCCGGCTATTGATGCGGTGGTAATAGCATCTCCGGCCCGCACCCATGCGGAGTGGGTGATTGCAGCGGCACAGGCCGGTAAGCATGTGTTCTGCGAAAAGCCGATGGCCATCACGCTGGATGAGGCAGACAGCGCCATTGCCGCCGCAAAACGGGCGGGCGTGGTTCTGCAGGTCGGATTTAATCGCCGTTTTGTCAGCGGATTTGCCGCCGCCATCGCCGCCGTAAAGGCGGGTGAGAATGGCACTACGCAGTTATCCCGTTCGGTGACGCGCGATCCCTTGCTACGGGATCCGGCGCCTATCCCGGCGTGGACCATCTTTCTTGAAACCTTGATTCATGATTTCGACACCTTGCTGCATTTCAACCCTGGCGCCAGGCCGGTAGAGGTGTATGCGTTGGCGGACGCCCTGGTGCGGCCGGACTTCAAAGACAAAGGGCTGCTGGACACCGCCGTGGTCACCATTCGCTTTGACAACGGGGCAATCGCCACCGCCGAAGCCAATTTCCAGGCGGTATACGGTTACGACGTACGCGGCGAGGTGTTTGGCAGCAAAGGCATGTTGCAGGCGGGCAATATCAACCTGAACAACTGCGTGCGTTATCACGCCGGAGGCATCGCCATAGAAACCTCGCGGCAGGACACCGATCTGCTGCGTGACGCTTACGTGGCGGAGTTGACCGAATTCGCCCAGAGCATCCGGCAGGGTTGCAGCCCGCGTGCTACCGGACAAGATGCGCGCAATGCGCTGGCGATAGCCTTAGCCTGTATCGAGTCGGTGCAGCAGGGCAAACCGGTCAAATTAGGGGGGCAATAA
- a CDS encoding substrate-binding domain-containing protein, translating to MKTKTLLLILLSIVMSFSAQAKTYKVGVALANFDLNFVSILRSQMVSELKQLGMDGQFVDAKGDVALQVQQVDDFINLGVDAIILNPVDTQGVKPMMDAAERANIPLIFVNRKPEVKLGKDMAYVGSDSAVGGEMQMEALAKKMNYRGNVAILMGALSNEEARERTRAVEAVIAKYKDMKVLEKQTAKWQRNEAVDVVSGWLLNGRPIDAIAANNDEMAIGAIMALNQAKNKTILVAGIDGTPDGQQFIKNGGMTLTIFQDAKGQAIGAVQVTKALLEKQKVEPYNWIPYKTITQQNLAEFQAVNQK from the coding sequence ATGAAAACCAAAACCTTGCTACTGATACTGCTGAGCATCGTCATGAGCTTCAGCGCCCAGGCGAAAACCTACAAGGTCGGCGTGGCGCTGGCCAATTTCGACCTTAACTTTGTCTCTATTTTGCGTTCACAGATGGTGAGCGAACTTAAGCAGTTGGGGATGGACGGCCAGTTTGTCGATGCCAAAGGGGACGTGGCGCTGCAGGTGCAGCAGGTGGACGATTTTATCAACCTCGGGGTGGACGCCATTATCCTCAACCCGGTTGACACTCAGGGGGTGAAACCGATGATGGACGCCGCCGAACGGGCCAATATTCCGTTGATTTTCGTCAACCGCAAACCGGAGGTGAAACTGGGCAAGGACATGGCCTACGTAGGCTCTGACTCTGCGGTGGGCGGTGAAATGCAGATGGAAGCCTTGGCGAAAAAGATGAACTACCGTGGGAACGTGGCGATCCTGATGGGGGCGTTGTCCAATGAAGAAGCACGCGAGCGCACCCGCGCCGTGGAAGCGGTGATCGCCAAATACAAAGACATGAAGGTGCTGGAGAAGCAGACCGCCAAATGGCAGCGCAACGAGGCGGTGGACGTGGTGTCCGGTTGGCTGCTGAACGGCCGGCCGATTGACGCGATTGCCGCTAACAACGATGAAATGGCGATTGGTGCCATCATGGCGCTGAATCAGGCCAAAAACAAAACCATTCTGGTGGCGGGCATCGACGGCACGCCGGACGGTCAGCAGTTCATTAAAAACGGCGGCATGACGTTGACCATTTTCCAGGATGCCAAAGGGCAGGCCATCGGGGCGGTGCAGGTAACCAAGGCGCTGTTGGAAAAACAAAAGGTCGAGCCTTATAACTGGATACCTTACAAAACCATCACACAGCAGAATTTGGCAGAATTCCAGGCGGTTAATCAGAAGTAG
- a CDS encoding sigma-54-dependent Fis family transcriptional regulator — translation MQTAAGLMPIKDESDPIFSLPEGAESGEWDSLFWQGWQAFNEGGQPGWIRKSILQSWRRSREYGIDPDEFVYHAPPADQLLAILAHNAELIAVARSIMENLLAYNPDGHINLTDAHGVTLHYCGADMTPIGSILREEVQGTNCTARCLLEQRLVYVLSGENWKMGLRQRHRQCAAAPVRNAEGVMIGVLTLTATPDNFNAHTLGTVQAAAEAIGQQLKLHRLLAEQQSILETLNEGVMVCDGHGRLKTVNRYARQIFGGLEPGDTPIDELLRPQSGSLLTMPFCNDREMVFMPVGKPALSCVISLMPAPDNGRVLSLRENQRIRAITRRVMGVSASYTFEMIFGHSSRMRESIMQARTCSRSDSTVLLTGESGTGKELFAQAIHNGGERCNEPFVAVNCGALPRDLVQSELFGYVDGAFTGSRRGGSAGKFELADGGTLLLDEIGEMPLDAQTSLLRVLQEGEVLRIGAAHPVKVNVRIIAATHCDLLQAVENGAFRRDLYYRLNVLSLPVPPLRERREDIAGLVNGFIHKLSTRMKKIPPQVSPQAMVCLNAWHWPGNVRELENLVERMVNLCEGLLIDVDDLPREIAQAFPEQEAVPSSRLEDNERAHIIQIIESSNGNLRQAARLLGLSRTTLYNKINRWQIDLTLLRP, via the coding sequence ATGCAGACAGCCGCCGGCCTGATGCCGATCAAAGACGAGAGCGATCCGATCTTCAGCCTGCCTGAAGGGGCGGAATCCGGTGAATGGGACAGCCTGTTTTGGCAAGGGTGGCAGGCGTTTAATGAAGGCGGCCAGCCCGGCTGGATACGCAAGTCGATCCTGCAATCCTGGCGACGCTCGCGAGAATACGGCATCGATCCCGATGAGTTTGTTTATCACGCGCCACCGGCTGACCAACTGCTGGCGATTCTGGCGCACAATGCCGAGCTGATTGCCGTGGCGCGCAGCATCATGGAAAATTTGCTGGCCTATAATCCCGACGGTCACATCAACCTGACCGATGCCCATGGCGTCACCCTTCACTACTGTGGCGCGGACATGACGCCGATCGGCAGCATCTTGCGTGAAGAGGTTCAGGGCACCAACTGCACCGCACGCTGCCTGCTTGAACAGCGGCTGGTGTATGTGCTCAGCGGTGAAAACTGGAAGATGGGCCTGCGGCAACGGCATCGCCAATGCGCCGCCGCGCCGGTGCGCAACGCCGAAGGCGTCATGATTGGCGTGCTGACGCTCACCGCCACGCCGGACAATTTCAATGCCCACACTCTGGGTACCGTGCAGGCGGCCGCGGAGGCCATCGGTCAACAGCTCAAGCTGCACCGGCTGTTGGCCGAGCAGCAGTCCATTTTGGAAACCCTGAATGAAGGCGTGATGGTCTGCGATGGGCACGGCCGGCTGAAAACGGTCAACCGCTATGCTCGCCAAATTTTTGGCGGGCTGGAACCCGGTGATACGCCGATCGATGAGCTGTTGCGTCCTCAATCCGGATCGTTGTTAACCATGCCGTTTTGCAACGATCGTGAAATGGTGTTTATGCCCGTCGGCAAGCCGGCCCTCTCCTGCGTGATTTCGCTGATGCCTGCGCCGGATAATGGCCGGGTGCTCTCCCTGCGCGAAAATCAGCGCATCCGGGCCATCACCCGACGAGTCATGGGCGTGAGCGCCAGCTACACCTTCGAGATGATTTTCGGTCATTCCAGCCGTATGCGGGAGTCGATCATGCAGGCGCGCACCTGCAGCCGCAGTGACAGCACGGTCTTGCTGACGGGGGAAAGCGGCACCGGCAAGGAGCTGTTCGCTCAGGCAATCCACAACGGCGGTGAGCGCTGCAACGAACCCTTTGTCGCGGTCAACTGCGGCGCCCTGCCGCGCGATCTGGTGCAAAGCGAGCTGTTTGGCTACGTCGATGGCGCCTTTACCGGATCGCGTCGCGGCGGTTCGGCGGGCAAATTCGAACTGGCGGACGGCGGTACGCTGTTGCTCGACGAAATCGGTGAAATGCCGTTGGATGCACAAACCAGCCTGCTGCGCGTATTGCAAGAAGGCGAAGTGTTGCGGATTGGCGCGGCGCATCCGGTCAAAGTGAATGTGCGAATTATTGCGGCTACCCATTGCGATTTGCTGCAGGCCGTGGAGAACGGCGCGTTTCGTCGTGACCTTTATTACCGCCTGAACGTCCTTTCCCTCCCCGTTCCGCCCCTGCGTGAACGTCGGGAAGATATCGCCGGACTGGTCAACGGCTTTATTCACAAGCTGAGTACGCGGATGAAGAAGATCCCGCCGCAGGTCTCACCGCAGGCCATGGTTTGCCTTAACGCCTGGCACTGGCCCGGCAACGTGCGCGAATTGGAAAACCTGGTGGAGCGGATGGTGAACCTGTGCGAAGGGTTGCTGATCGACGTGGATGATTTGCCCAGGGAGATCGCCCAGGCTTTTCCTGAACAGGAAGCCGTCCCCTCAAGCCGTCTGGAGGACAATGAACGCGCCCATATCATTCAAATCATTGAATCCAGTAACGGTAATCTGCGACAGGCGGCTCGTCTGCTCGGGCTTTCGCGCACCACCTTGTACAATAAAATCAACAGGTGGCAGATTGATTTGACCTTGCTGCGTCCCTGA
- a CDS encoding ABC transporter permease, whose product MNLQNMLEAAPSFLWSDGSDVTGLAMTAKLFLLSVVPGLVLAMLMAIGQVYGPRPLSYLIRSVTYFFRSTPLYLQLMLIYYGLSQFDVVQLGWQNNQPFWLLFRDATFCATLALVLNTSAYVAQLLAGMMETFPRQEWIAGEAYGMSQRQIIRRLVLPATLRRGIPALNNEMVFLLHATSLASTVTLLDITGVARALYAATYSPFIPFLMAAALYLLCTFLLIFLFSRAERRWLGFIRRD is encoded by the coding sequence ATGAACCTGCAAAATATGCTGGAAGCCGCACCGAGTTTTCTGTGGAGTGACGGGTCCGACGTCACCGGGCTAGCGATGACTGCCAAACTCTTCTTGCTGTCGGTCGTCCCCGGTTTAGTGCTGGCGATGCTGATGGCGATCGGTCAGGTTTACGGCCCGCGTCCGCTATCTTATCTGATCCGCAGCGTGACCTACTTTTTCCGCAGTACGCCACTGTACCTGCAATTGATGCTGATTTATTACGGCCTGTCGCAGTTTGACGTGGTGCAGTTGGGTTGGCAGAACAACCAACCTTTCTGGCTGCTGTTTCGCGACGCGACCTTCTGCGCCACGCTGGCGCTGGTACTCAATACCAGTGCCTACGTCGCGCAGCTGCTGGCCGGCATGATGGAGACCTTCCCGCGCCAGGAGTGGATTGCCGGTGAAGCCTATGGCATGAGCCAGCGGCAGATCATTCGCCGGCTGGTGCTGCCGGCCACGCTACGACGCGGCATTCCAGCACTCAACAACGAAATGGTGTTTTTGCTGCATGCCACTTCGCTGGCCAGCACGGTAACGCTATTGGATATCACCGGCGTGGCACGGGCACTTTATGCCGCCACCTATTCGCCATTTATCCCGTTTTTGATGGCTGCGGCGCTCTACCTGCTGTGCACCTTCCTGCTGATATTCCTGTTTTCGCGGGCAGAGCGACGCTGGTTGGGCTTTATACGTCGTGATTGA
- a CDS encoding LysR family transcriptional regulator: MNKNSFPNGDRIAMMQTLVRIVDSGSLSAAAAQMQTSQPTVSRRLQVLEQLLGVKLIQRTTHSMKLTDDGERCYQHARKLIEQWQIMEDELRGVRDEPVGVLRVRAPHAFGQDQLIGPLGDYLQRYRQTSVEWTLNDHSPDFIPEGVDCAIHVGAVTDPSVVAVLLAEVPRIVVAAPSLLAGHDPLKQIGDLAQLPWLALNSFYRNEVTLTHRDSGEAYRFDIAPRLSTDSLYAVRKAALNGVGVAMLSSWVVKQDLEQGALIPLMPTWRAAPLPIYLLYPYASYYPARLRKFLELMKEVMPRITGANAPTT, encoded by the coding sequence ATGAATAAAAACTCATTTCCCAATGGCGATCGCATAGCCATGATGCAAACGCTGGTGCGCATCGTAGACAGCGGCAGTCTTTCTGCCGCTGCGGCGCAAATGCAGACCTCACAACCCACCGTTAGCCGGCGCCTGCAGGTGCTGGAACAACTGCTGGGCGTTAAATTAATCCAGCGTACCACCCACAGTATGAAGCTGACGGATGACGGAGAGCGCTGTTATCAGCATGCGCGCAAGCTGATAGAGCAGTGGCAAATCATGGAGGATGAGCTGCGCGGCGTGCGCGATGAGCCGGTCGGCGTATTACGGGTACGAGCGCCGCATGCCTTCGGTCAGGATCAGCTAATCGGGCCTCTGGGTGACTATTTGCAACGCTATCGCCAGACCAGCGTGGAATGGACGCTTAACGACCACTCTCCGGATTTTATCCCCGAAGGCGTGGACTGCGCGATCCACGTGGGGGCCGTAACCGATCCTTCGGTGGTGGCGGTATTGCTGGCGGAAGTGCCGCGCATTGTGGTGGCAGCACCGAGCTTATTAGCAGGTCATGATCCTCTGAAGCAGATCGGTGATTTAGCGCAGTTGCCCTGGCTGGCGTTGAATAGCTTTTACCGTAACGAAGTCACCCTGACTCACAGGGATAGCGGTGAAGCCTATCGTTTTGACATTGCTCCCAGATTAAGCACCGACAGTCTTTATGCGGTGCGTAAAGCCGCGTTGAACGGCGTGGGGGTGGCGATGTTGTCCTCCTGGGTGGTCAAACAGGATTTGGAGCAGGGCGCTCTGATTCCTTTAATGCCAACCTGGCGTGCCGCGCCCTTGCCGATTTATCTGCTTTATCCGTACGCCAGCTATTATCCCGCCCGGCTGCGTAAATTCCTCGAGCTGATGAAAGAGGTGATGCCGCGTATCACCGGCGCAAATGCGCCAACGACCTAA
- a CDS encoding MFS transporter — protein MTLISPANHTGTTPAHALSAKVVFLLATGAGLSVASIYYSQPMLGIMGDAFHAGVSDAGWVPTLTQAGYALGILLLAPLGDRHDRRQIIRIKGLLLAVTLLFCGFSSSFPLLLLSSLAIGLAATVAQDIIPAAATLATDANRGKTVGTVMTGLLAGILLSRVFSGVVAEYFGWRSVYLLAAVAVLAISFAIGAVLPRLKPNTALSYPALLRSLGQLWADYPELRRAALAQGLLSIAFSAFWSTLAVMLAERYQLGSAVAGAFGLAGAAGALAAPLAGMLADRHGPDYVTKIGAAMVVVSFALMFLLPLLSLPAQLALIALSAVGFDLGIQATLVAHQTIIYAINPAARSRLNAIMFTLVFIGMAGGAALGSKILEAAGWPGVVTLATLTAAGGLAMRLFAKTAPRVAA, from the coding sequence ATGACCCTGATTTCACCAGCCAATCATACCGGCACCACACCGGCCCATGCGCTTTCCGCCAAAGTTGTCTTTCTGCTGGCGACCGGCGCCGGTCTTAGCGTGGCGTCCATTTACTATAGCCAGCCGATGCTGGGGATTATGGGGGATGCGTTCCATGCCGGAGTAAGTGACGCCGGCTGGGTCCCTACGCTCACCCAGGCAGGCTACGCGCTCGGGATCCTGCTGTTGGCCCCGCTGGGCGATCGTCACGATCGTCGCCAGATCATCCGTATAAAAGGCTTGCTGCTGGCTGTTACCCTGCTGTTCTGTGGTTTTTCATCCTCATTCCCGCTGTTGCTGCTCAGCAGCCTGGCGATCGGCCTGGCCGCTACGGTGGCGCAGGACATTATCCCGGCGGCCGCAACGCTGGCAACCGACGCCAATCGGGGCAAAACGGTGGGAACCGTGATGACCGGGCTGCTGGCGGGGATTTTGCTTTCACGGGTGTTCAGCGGCGTGGTGGCGGAATATTTCGGCTGGCGCAGCGTTTACCTGCTGGCGGCCGTGGCGGTGTTGGCGATCAGTTTTGCCATCGGGGCCGTATTGCCCCGTTTAAAACCCAATACTGCCCTCAGCTACCCGGCGTTGTTGCGTTCATTGGGCCAATTGTGGGCCGATTACCCGGAGTTGCGGCGTGCAGCGCTGGCGCAAGGCTTGCTGTCGATCGCGTTCAGCGCTTTCTGGTCTACGCTGGCAGTGATGTTGGCGGAACGGTATCAGTTGGGTAGCGCCGTCGCCGGGGCTTTTGGTTTGGCCGGTGCGGCAGGTGCATTGGCTGCCCCCTTGGCAGGCATGCTGGCCGATCGTCACGGGCCGGACTATGTCACTAAGATTGGCGCTGCCATGGTGGTGGTTTCTTTTGCCCTGATGTTCCTGCTGCCGTTGCTGTCGCTCCCCGCCCAACTGGCGTTGATTGCCCTGAGCGCGGTAGGTTTTGATCTCGGCATTCAGGCCACGCTGGTCGCCCATCAAACCATTATTTACGCTATCAATCCGGCCGCCCGCAGCCGCCTTAACGCCATCATGTTTACGCTGGTGTTTATCGGCATGGCAGGCGGGGCTGCTCTGGGCAGCAAGATCCTGGAAGCTGCCGGCTGGCCTGGCGTAGTGACGTTGGCCACGCTGACGGCGGCTGGCGGTCTGGCAATGAGGTTGTTCGCCAAAACCGCCCCGCGCGTGGCGGCCTGA